The genomic interval ctcaaaaacttctatagatataccgcggagagcattctgacaggctgcatcgctgttTGGTATGAGGGGGCTtctacacaggaccgaaagaagctgcagaggatcatAGATTTAGTTGGCTCCTtgggcctacaaagtacccaggacatcttcaaggagcggtgtctcagaaaggcagcgtccattattaaggacccccccccaccagcacccagggcatgccctttattcactgttaccatcaggtaggagatacagaatcctgaaggcacatactcagcgattcaggaacagcttcttcccctctgccatccgattcctaaatggacattgaacctgtgaacaccacctcacattttttaatatatttatgttttgtatgatttttaatctattcaatataggtaCACTGTAAttgagttatttattattattattttctctcttactatattgtgtattgcattgaatgctGCTagggtaacaaatttcacaacacataccGGTgaaaataatcctgattctggaatgtgtggattttatCTGGGtgttccactttcctcccacaatccaaaaacatactggttagtaggttaattggtgattgtaaattgtcccacgattaggttaggattaaattagggttgtcaggggttgctgggtagcaACCACTTGCATTTTAACTATAAATTTATTGAAATTTTGTACAAGCCCCTTTGCTTGGAATTTATTCCTTAATTTTCTTTTCATCTAAAGTGTGTGATTTACAACAGAAGTGTATTCCCTCAAACGtgctctttacatttatttttaatGTGCAGAGTACAAGGGAGCCCAGGAAAGATTGATATTTTAATTATTGATTGTAAAGGGAGAGTGAGTGATCACTACTTGGAAGcagcaaggtaatgttgcagctctataaaactctggccacctcattacaggaaggatgtggaagttttggagagggtgcagtggagatttaccaggatgctgtctggatcagATAGTAGGTCTtatgaaaggttgagtgagctaaggcttttctctttgaagagaaggagaatgaaaggTAACTTAATACAGGTATATAAGACAAGgtgataaggggcatagataaaactagacaacagggtgacctgttggggcaccctttgagagaaggtgatgtgaccagaatgaacattaaattttcctgaatgctattggtattgctttgctttggaaactgaagtagaagactcagtttattaaagaagaacgacacgtagcaaagcaaatatagctcctcgtTTACCGAAGGACACTTGACGGCATCATTTCTGGtctatctgccacccttgtgcctctccttgtcattctggagatgtgcagccctTTCTGTCATCTCtttatctcttctgctgtttgttctgtgtctgatcctggagatgtgcatttctcagctcctttgtctcttcatctctcctactcctgtgcctgtttttgtcattctggagacgtgcagccctttcatccctcgtctcttcatctcttctgttgtttgttctttgtcgctgatcctggagacgtgcatgcctctcctcctctgtctcttctcctctcatctttttttgtcctgactctttgatcctggagtcgtgcagccctggcctcatccgattcttgttctctccctctccttgtcgcttcccgacgacgtttggtGTCATCTCTTGACTATAATGCACCCCTTCCCTTTTCACGCAGCGTAATTAGGCTGACCTTTTTTAatcctaatgctggatagaagatacgaagcagtaacaccaaaaaatgctgatgatgtggttggcactctcctaaatggacatgatatagtcaccattgtcctttgactgcagcaaagggttttatgggtgtctcggtgtacgtcattacaataagatttaattatcttttATTGATgtgtggcagttagatctgtcccaatcctgcacatgctgatggtgattagcagaatgtgaccccttgaaatagagctgccctgcccttttgctccggtaggtgtcgctgctgaggctggccgcgcgcatgcgttgggctgtcgcgtcccgatttccatgatggtcgatcgggtctcgggtgaaagggagcctgttgatttttggtgaatgagcaattttatatgaatatataaccctgaactttgcctgcattctgtaagttagcgcattttaattcgatttagccaaaaaaaaatgctgctgtaatgcaccgtttgccctaattggaggtcacaaacagacagacagagcatgagagttttagtagtatatagatagacagccagagttttttttttccaggGTGGAGATCATGAGTTGGTttaaagggcctgttccagtgCTCTGCATGAAGAGAGCTATTCTGATTCAGGCAGGGTTGTGAGGTTAGCCGAGGGTCTGGGAGAGGGAAGGGCTCATCCCACAGTGCTGAGTGCTTGGTCCCTGTCCTGCAGGTTTCACGCAGAGCGAAATGGGCAAGAAGGTGAAAAGGAAATCTGAGGACGTTTCTTCAGACGAGGAGGAGGAGTACGTGGTGGAGAGGGTGCTGGATCGCAGGGTGGTGAGGGGACGTGTGGAGTTTCTGCTGAAATGGAAAGGCTTCTCTGAGTAAGTGCCATCACCAGTGCATTTCAACCCCCGCCCACTTACCCCACCTGTCTCTCATAGTATTGCCCCTTCACTCATCCCCTCTCGTTCCCGttctatctctttctctctttcatcTCACACTTTCTCGCACTCTGCCTTTTTCTTACCCTCAGCTGTGACCAAGCTACCTTCTGTGTTGCTTTTCTCTCCACTCCATCTCTTCCTTTTCCGTCCCACCCCTGTctccatcctccctcccccaccccatctatCCCTACCCTCTCCCAACTCTATccctctcccctcattctcttgcgATTAACCTCCACTGACGCTTGGTGTCCCCTGCCTGCCGGCAGTGCTGACAACACGTGGGAGCCGGAGAAGAACCTTGACTGCCCAGAACTGATCGGGGAGTTCCTGAAAACCTACAACAAGGACAAGGAGAATGGCACTGGCTCCCGAGACAAGCCGGATAACAGCAAACGCAAGTCCGCCATCGTCAACGgcaatgaggagcccaaaaccaaGAGGAAAAAAGAGGTCAGCGATTCACATTTCATCCCTTGGGGAGGCAGCAGTGAACCATGTCCTCATCCCATAGTACTGTAAAGTTTAGAGcaaaattatgccattcagcccatccagctgACAGGTCCCCCCCCACAACCTACTTCTCCGGACTTCTTCCGCACAACAAAGAAACCATTCATCTCTGCCTTATTGATACGCCAAATGCAGTTTGAACAACTTtcccaactccattctcctgctgtcTCCCTGTAACCCATAGCTCCTTCCATCTCTGCTTTAAGCACACCTAGTGAATGGAAGCTCCACCTTCCTCTTCATCCCAGTTCCAAAGGGACGTCccttcattctgaggctgtgctctcggatcctaggctctcccactgaTGGAGCCGTTCTCTCCATGTGtaatgaaaattattttaaaattcattgtTCTTCTCTTATTCAGCTCAGTATGTTTGCATATGCATTTTGCAAACAAAGGAGACACTGTACACATGCTGAGGCCACCAGAAAACATTTTATTAGAATGAGTACAATTCCAACAGAGAAAGAAAAACTAAAGTTTACATAAGTAGCAATACAGAATTCAAAATAATACTTATAATCCACTAAACAAGCCGATCTCTGCAATGTCAGAGAACCACAGATCCGATCTTTCATGCAGCCCCCCTCTCCCTTGTCTCTAATTCTCTAACTCTGAGCACTAGCACCAGTCATGACCTAGCCTAAGACAAATCTCTTCCCCACACAAAGAAAGTGCCCCTTTTATACACTCCTTAAGATTCCTTCAAAGCACAACATAATTATCACCTCAGTATTTTTCCAACCCTTGATGGTACCAGCTGCATCTTTTTTTAAAACAACCTTCAGCCCAGGGGCACAATCTAGGAAAACAGTCAACAGGTCTGAAGGAGGAAAACATTGTTCAGTATCGAATCATGGAGATGTGCACTGGTGCATATCCCCAGATTGTCACCACGTTCCAACCTGACACCACTTTGCTTTTGAATTTCCTTTTTATTTTGGTACATACTAAGGAGGAATCACAATTAACTCTTTCCTTCACATCTGCACTTGCAGTATCCgggaggtttcaatgaaatcccctccctccctccctccctccattttCTGACCTCCATTGAGTACAGCCCAGGGACATCAAATGATCCATGTAAGTCAAGCATTAAGAGTTGTACAGCATGAAACAGAACATTCGGCCCAACTAATCCATGCCAACTGTTGCCCAGTGAGCTAGTCCCACTCAACCCTACCCCAATCAGTGTTCTCTTGGCTTTATCTGTGTTGccacatagaacaatacagacaatgttgtactgacctactctaagatcaatctaacctttctctccgtacagctcataaccctccatttttcttacattaatgtgcctatctaagagtctcttgagTGTCCCTAATATATGTCTCCATCACCACTTTTGGCAATGGGTTCCATACAGccaccacttttttttttaataaagaaACCTCTAACATTTCCCCTAAACTttttctccactcaccttaaacagttgtcctctggtattggctgtgcaaccctggggaaaaaggcaCTGCCTGTCCAcactacctatgcctctcataatcttgtacacctcttttcCTCTGCTCcatagagaaaagccctagctcacttaatctatcctcataaaacatgctccccaatccaggcagcatcctggtaaatttcctctgcaccctctctaaagcttccacgtcctcctacaatgaggtgaccagaactgaacaaatACTCCATAggtggtctaatcagagttttgtAAAACTGCAACATTACattgtggctcttgaactgaatgccctgattaatgaagggCATTACTCTATGATCTGGGGAAGTTTCCTGCAGTCTACCCTCCTGATACCCATCATAATGTTATACACCGTGGTCATGTCACCTTCTAAATCTTCATCCAGGGAGAACAGGCCCAGCCTCTCATCCTTTTACTCACAACTGAAATGCTCCAACCAAGGCAACGTCCTCTTCTCTGCACACTCTCCAGTGTAATCACTTCTCGTCTTGCGCTCCAGTTCCCCAGTCCTTAATGCTTATCTCTCTCCTGTTAACATTTCCCCACCACCTCCACACTTCACCACCCTCAGAAAGAGGAGGGAGCAGAGAATTCCAAGATTCAACTGGTTGATTGAAGAAGGTCTCTCTCtgatttctctctcctccccccccccccccccaaatctttCTTGCAGCGCTCCCCAACCTCCTCTGAattggggtgccacagtagcatagtggttagcacaatgttattacagctcaccatcagagttcggaattcaattccggtgtcctctaaggagtctctgtacaacCTCCCCATGGAAAACATTGGTTttatctgggtgctctggtttcctaccacagtccaaaaccatactggttagtaagttaattggttattgtaaattgtcctgtgattaggctagagttgctgggcggtgtggcttgaagggcctcttccgtgctgtatctcgaaataaataaaTGTCCTTCTAGCATGATCTAACAACATTTAAAGGGAAGtatcccttcagcccaactggtccatgctgattgTGTAGTCCAGTGAACTGGTtccatctgcctgtgtttggcccttTGCCCTCTAAATCTCTATCCATCTACGTATCTAGATTGCTTTTAAAAGTTgctaatgtgcctgcctcaaccactggtTCTGGCAGTTTCTTCAAATATgcaccaccctttgtgtgaagaacCAAGGATAAAGATCATGTGCCTTTACCCTGTCTGTGCACCTTgtgatcttatatacctctatcagttctctctgcaatctcctatgttccaggaaagatgtaaagtCCTGGTCTACACAGCCAGTCCTTGTAACTCAGACCCCCAAGTcgagacaacatcctggtaaatcttttccaCAATCTTTTTAGTTGAGTGACACCTTTTCTGTGACAGGGTGActcaaactgtacacaatactccaagtgtggcctcacttgTAACTGACTTGCCTAACTGCAACACAACTCCTcgtgtactcagtgccctgacggATGAAGTCCAGCAAGTCACACACCTTCTGCAGCACTCTGTCTGCCTGGGATGCTGCTTTCAGTGAATGATGCACTTGTATTCCAAGACCCCTCTGTACCATGACACTCCCCATGGCCCTACTATTCATAGTGTTATAAGTTTTATGACTTACACAATAGCTTCTGTCGCCCTTTCCTTCCATTCTTGAAGGCTCtttgcctgaaacgttgactatttgttcccctccatagatggctcctgacctgctgagttcctccagcattttgtgtgttgctcaagacttccaatatctacagaatctcttgtgcttataaaACATGTCGTGCCATGGTTTGATCTCCTAAAGTACAATGCCTCACATTTTTCTGAATTGAAAGACATTTGCCAATCCTCAACCTACATACTGAGCTGATCAACATCCCCTCCGGGCATCTGGGAAAGGTTTAGTGAATTGGCCTTCATTatttggggattgagttcaagaactgcaAGATAatattgcaactctataaaactctctgaggccacacttgggagtattatgttcagttctggtcacttcattataggacagatgtggaagttttggagagggtacagaggagatttaccaggatgctgcatagattagagagcatgtcttatccagataggttgagtgagctagggcttttctctctggagtgaaggaggatgagaggtgacttgatagagttctgtacaagatgataagaggcatagatcaaaagGACAGCCAAGAGACcttttctcagggcagaaatggctaatttgAGGTGGGCATATTttaaggaaagtatagggggaatttCAGAGGCAAGTTGTTTGGTGGGTCCATGGAACACCCCATCAGGGGTGGTGGtataggcagatacattagagacctttaagagactcttggataggcacatgatgatagaaaaattgggGGCTTTGAGGGAAGAAAGAGTTAAATTGAGTTTGAGTATGTTAAACGATTGGCACAGCATAGTGGTCCGAAGGGCTtgtacagtgctgtactgttctatgttcttagttGTGTACATACATTAAGCTCTGGACAGAACAAATGCAGTTTCTCTTCCCCCTGTTACAGACAGTGTCCTGCGGGATGTCCCCAGTGCATTACTGTCCCCTCTGGTTCTGTTATCTTCACCCTTCCCTGATCTCCAGCCAatgtgggaggggtgtgatgaCAAGCCCTGCCCCCAAAGACCCTGCTTAGACAGGCCTGTCTTGTTTCCTGGGCAGGACGAGGACAGCGTGCGGGGTTTTGACCGTGGGCTGGAACCGGAGAAGATCATCGGAGCCACGGACTCCTGTGGGGAACTGATGTTCCTGATGAAGTGGTGAGGGAAGGGTGTGGGGttagtgaagatggagggagggagagttgagtatggaaggggtggggagggaggagggggagtgatggtgAGGGGGCTACAGGGGTACAGAGAGGAAGGGATTgtgaggttgaggaggaggggATGGAATGAGCAGGAGTGGGGAGGGAATGATTAGGAAGGTGGGAGAGAATATTGAATCTGACATGGTtgggtggggaaggggttgacgggggagggatggtggggaggagggggagaggtgaggcGGCAGTGAGGAGGGTTGGGTGGCAAGGAGCTAGCACACACTTCCCTGACACCTGCCCCTCCCTTACACCTGACAGGAAAGACTCGGATGAGGCTGATCTGGTCCTAGCCAAGGAGGCCAACGTCAAGTGTCCTCAGATCGTCATTGCCTTCTACGAGGAGCGTCTGACGTGGCATGCCTATCCCGccgaggaggaggagaggagggaggagccGCAGGCCAGCTAGATGCAGGCGTGTCCCCGCTGCctgtcctctccctccctccctcctaccACACCCTCCCTGGGGGCTGTAGGtttgaggagggagggagggtgcagGGGTGGGAAGGAAAAGAGAGGGGAGGTGAGAGTTATTCCTCTCACTGGGTGAAGTCTCCCAGCTCTTGAGTTTTAACTGGAGGACGTGGGGTTAGGTTCTAATCTGaatccccactccctctctcctctccaacctcaacatcccttctctgtactcttacccAGCTGtccctctcctcccttccctgtcattttccctctcctcccttcccactGCAGTTTGGCCCGGGCAGGTAGAGGACGAGTCTGCGCATGTGTGTCTGGGGAAGCGTGTGTCATTCATGTACTGCATCTTTCATCTGTATGTTAGCAAGATACCAGAACCCCAACACTCCCCCATAGCTGGTAGGGTCCCCTGTCTGCAGTCCGCTTTCTGATCTTCTCCTGCTCCAAGTGCAcaccctcctccacccccccctccccccaaatccCCATCCCTCCCAACCAGTCAGGAATCTGGATTTATTCTATGTAGCTGGTGTGGAAGGTTGTGAAGTACATGCGCGTGTTGTACAAGTGCTTGTGTGCTCACACTGTGCAAGTGATTGCCTGTATGTGTGTGTCCATTTTGCCCTCTTGTCACCGGCCATAGCCAGCTGACTCTCCTCCCGGTGCCAGTGGACCCACTTCCCTGTAGCCTTTGCTCAGATAAAGCCAGTAAccaccccctccacctctcttctcccctgcccccccccagtGGCATTCCCAGGGACCAGCAAGGCAGGGTGCGAGGGTGGTGGGGTCCCTCAGTCCAGCCCCTGTGCCCCTGTTCCCGAATTCTAACCCTCTCTTGTCTCTGTGCACCCTCCCAAGATCCAGTGTCCTCCCTCTGGGGAATTATTCCATCactaccaaccccccccccccggcaggaGGTAGTTCTGTTTGGGGTTTGGGGAGAGATATTCTACTATCCCCATTCTgctgtcctccccccccccccctccccccccccccaacccggtGAGAAAGTGCCTCTCTCTCTGCTGTCACACAGA from Mobula birostris isolate sMobBir1 unplaced genomic scaffold, sMobBir1.hap1 scaffold_691, whole genome shotgun sequence carries:
- the LOC140193672 gene encoding chromobox protein homolog 5-like, with product MGKKVKRKSEDVSSDEEEEYVVERVLDRRVVRGRVEFLLKWKGFSDADNTWEPEKNLDCPELIGEFLKTYNKDKENGTGSRDKPDNSKRKSAIVNGNEEPKTKRKKEDEDSVRGFDRGLEPEKIIGATDSCGELMFLMKWKDSDEADLVLAKEANVKCPQIVIAFYEERLTWHAYPAEEEERREEPQAS